From Brassica oleracea var. oleracea cultivar TO1000 chromosome C3, BOL, whole genome shotgun sequence, a single genomic window includes:
- the LOC106334315 gene encoding uncharacterized protein LOC106334315: MAALFIAKRGIINIYRGSPRNYNNNTLQSSRCFTSQGSDGAGESSASMNEARQEAMGTSTDTKAPNVSVSYAADTAKEGLKRATELAKETSENHTETEDAAAMVAGGEDEKEENVTVGEIETLKGKNQSSS, from the exons ATGGCGGCTTTGTTTATTGCTAAGAGAGGAATCATAAACATTTACAGAGGATCGCCGAGAAACTACAACAACAACACTCTTCAATCTTCTCGTTGCTTCACCTCTCAA GGAAGCGATGGGGCTGGAGAGTCATCTGCGAGTATGAATGAGGCGAGACAAGAGGCGATGGGGACAAGTACAGATACTAAGGCTCCAAATGTTTCAGTCAGCTATGCAGCAGATACTGCAAAAGAAGGGTTGAAACGAGCCACAGAATTAGCCAAGGAGACGAGCGAAAACCATACTGAAACAGAGGATGCAGCAGCCATGGTTGCAGGCGGTGAGGACGAGAAGGAAGAGAACGTGACCGTTGGTGAAATAGAAACTCTTAAAGGAAAAAATCAGTCTTCAAGCTGA